Proteins from a genomic interval of Candidatus Rokuibacteriota bacterium:
- a CDS encoding P27 family phage terminase small subunit: MTHRDSPKAPRHLRAATRNWWASVVAEYELEEHHVRLLTAAAESWDRAQQAREALARHGLVYKDRFGAPRARPEVAVERDARTAFARLVRELALDVEPPASEPRPPGIRGRR, translated from the coding sequence GTGACGCATCGTGACAGCCCGAAGGCCCCGCGGCATCTCCGCGCGGCCACGCGGAACTGGTGGGCGAGCGTCGTCGCCGAGTACGAGCTCGAGGAACATCACGTCCGCCTGCTCACGGCGGCGGCCGAGAGCTGGGATCGGGCTCAGCAGGCGCGCGAGGCGCTTGCCAGGCACGGTCTGGTCTACAAGGACCGCTTCGGCGCCCCACGGGCGCGGCCGGAGGTCGCCGTCGAACGAGACGCTCGGACCGCCTTCGCGCGCCTGGTGCGGGAGCTGGCGCTCGACGTGGAACCCCCGGCGAGCGAGCCGAGGCCGCCGGGCATCCGGGGGCGGAGGTAG
- a CDS encoding AAA family ATPase: MRRASADPLATMAGLDGTAPGLLRVEAPEIQRLGDEWAATWPAHGVTLSLGQLRESTDGIHGELSVVSGVLGEIHWGRLNLASTSAREGLVRKLDQAAPGLPWRPILERVCRQAARDLRSGEPARPLVPRLADEVTRYLVPKLLLAGETNIIFADGGSGKSLLALAIAEAVRPGTALPGGLVPTAAVPTLFLDYESHRPEHEDRLARLQEAGGASADPPIFYRPMTRALADEASTLRAEIARHEVGLVIVDSLAPACGPEPEGADAVVRTMTALRSFAPATRLVLAHVSKLAAEQRSGPVKPFGSAFVFNLARNIWELRKADEDGGADLVIAAFHRKSNAGRLYPPLGFRFIFREGMTSLHAHDIGQAPDLLARTSLAFQIQKTLVPGAQTVADLVEATGSTKDTVARTLRRLRGAGKVIPLDEGRWGLSA; the protein is encoded by the coding sequence GTGAGACGCGCCAGCGCCGACCCGCTCGCCACGATGGCCGGGCTCGACGGCACGGCGCCGGGCCTGCTCCGAGTGGAGGCGCCGGAGATCCAGCGCCTCGGCGACGAGTGGGCCGCCACCTGGCCAGCCCACGGCGTGACGCTCTCGCTTGGCCAGCTCCGCGAGAGCACCGACGGCATTCACGGGGAGCTGTCCGTCGTCTCCGGGGTCCTTGGCGAGATCCACTGGGGGAGGCTCAACCTCGCGTCCACGTCCGCCCGTGAAGGCCTCGTCCGCAAGCTCGACCAGGCCGCGCCGGGTCTGCCCTGGCGGCCGATCCTCGAGCGCGTCTGCCGGCAGGCCGCCCGGGACCTCCGGAGCGGAGAGCCCGCGCGGCCGCTCGTGCCACGCCTGGCCGACGAGGTCACGCGCTACCTCGTGCCCAAGCTCCTGCTCGCGGGCGAGACAAATATCATCTTTGCCGACGGCGGAAGCGGCAAGAGCCTGCTCGCCCTCGCGATCGCGGAGGCTGTCCGCCCGGGCACGGCGCTTCCTGGCGGACTGGTGCCGACGGCCGCGGTGCCGACGCTCTTCCTCGACTACGAGAGCCACCGCCCCGAGCACGAGGACCGCCTCGCACGGCTCCAGGAGGCCGGGGGTGCGTCCGCGGATCCGCCCATCTTCTACCGGCCCATGACCCGCGCCCTCGCTGACGAGGCCAGCACGCTGCGCGCCGAGATCGCCCGCCACGAAGTCGGCCTCGTGATCGTTGACTCGCTCGCCCCCGCCTGCGGCCCGGAGCCGGAAGGCGCCGATGCGGTCGTGCGCACCATGACCGCGCTCCGATCCTTCGCCCCTGCGACCCGGCTGGTGCTGGCCCATGTCTCGAAGCTGGCGGCCGAGCAGCGGAGCGGGCCGGTCAAGCCCTTCGGCAGCGCCTTCGTGTTCAACCTCGCCCGGAACATCTGGGAGCTGCGGAAGGCCGACGAGGACGGGGGCGCGGACCTGGTGATCGCCGCCTTCCATCGCAAGAGCAACGCCGGCCGCCTCTACCCGCCGCTCGGCTTCCGCTTCATCTTCCGTGAAGGCATGACGAGCCTTCACGCCCATGACATCGGCCAGGCCCCAGACCTGCTGGCCCGGACCAGCTTGGCCTTCCAGATCCAGAAGACCCTCGTCCCTGGCGCCCAGACCGTGGCGGACCTTGTCGAGGCAACGGGCAGCACCAAAGACACCGTCGCCCGTACCCTGCGCCGGCTCCGGGGCGCCGGCAAGGTGATCCCCCTGGACGAGGGGCGCTGGGGGTTGTCGGCATGA
- a CDS encoding helix-turn-helix transcriptional regulator: MDISAAELRAERARRQIRLYDLAPRVGLHPTELGAMMNGRRPLRPGLAEKIMLALRAFEQEPSGR; encoded by the coding sequence ATGGATATCAGCGCCGCCGAATTACGAGCCGAACGCGCGCGCCGGCAGATTCGCCTCTACGATCTCGCTCCCCGCGTCGGACTTCATCCGACCGAGTTAGGCGCCATGATGAACGGGCGACGTCCACTGAGGCCGGGCCTCGCAGAGAAGATTATGTTGGCACTCAGGGCGTTCGAGCAGGAGCCGAGCGGCCGGTGA
- a CDS encoding helix-turn-helix domain-containing protein, giving the protein MIQGAAEVAGVPPAPTYLTAEEVGQMLQVSGKSVYRWLKDDPTMPVLKIGGTVRFPRERLERWLRDREQGAARRRHAPAAVSRPAAGREART; this is encoded by the coding sequence ATGATCCAGGGCGCGGCCGAGGTTGCCGGCGTGCCGCCCGCGCCAACCTATCTCACGGCGGAGGAGGTTGGGCAGATGCTCCAGGTCTCGGGCAAGAGTGTCTACCGCTGGCTGAAGGACGATCCGACCATGCCGGTGCTCAAGATCGGCGGGACCGTGCGCTTCCCGCGAGAGCGCCTCGAGCGCTGGCTCAGGGACCGGGAGCAGGGAGCGGCTCGGCGTCGGCACGCGCCGGCCGCGGTCAGCCGGCCGGCAGCGGGACGGGAGGCGAGGACGTGA